From a single Salvelinus sp. IW2-2015 linkage group LG22, ASM291031v2, whole genome shotgun sequence genomic region:
- the LOC111949753 gene encoding zinc finger CCCH domain-containing protein 4 — MAVESMTVHPNSPTTTNHEHSLLTDERGLNSPFSGEQVQRREDGELEEGELEDDGGEVEVAEEPSTGGGGEDGGEGEEATXAEAAPPEKIHRSKERHASGDEKDDEKARRHKRKRKKEREREKEKRRAKKRRKSKHKRHASSSDDHSDFSDDSDYSPSEKRKYREYSPTYPPSSLGGYPAAPSSGHGGPMPKKGSYVKMDKQSYGGYGDYEEENYEGEEDEEMGDEDYDDFTKELNQYRKAKEGGSGDGGGRGNCRGGRGGKGRMKNQRGRGGMRGGRGGRGRGGSRGRGRGGKMGGDNEDGEGMMYGGGGGGGGGGGDEMEYGDDDYDHMGEDDYDEYSQYRKSKDRGRGGKGGRGRGRGKQGRGMNRGGRGRNRGRGRGGGDQGHDEDNNGDNGDMGDGGGGQHNKHQGDKHQDKKGKAICKYYMEGRCTWGEHCNFSHDIELPKKKELCKFYITGFCARAENCPYMHGDFPCKLFHTTGSCVNGDECMFSHEPLTDDTQDLLNKMLAEDAEAGAEDEKEVEELKKQGINPLPKPPPGVGLLPTPPRPGPPDNSGPGDFGSPGPPQGPMSPNGLPGPGPNQGPGPCPGPIPAYPDSCTYQGPPNPNGPAPPSMGPPPPCPANGGKKIPSLFEIKVQPTGQLAQKLANHRGQTPGTATGQAGATGPQGHPGGPGGPPPRFPPPGMMPPDMSMGPPPPMGPGGPPMMPGFGPEGGPMMPPGPPPGGNFFDNFFNQQQDMNMDGVVEEGDHFQGFGGMDVKEARGSGGNQSSVGGPDVPANGGSANQQAGMGVPDFLPPAQRMLFMRIQQKQQEDEERARLAKGVGERDAEGDSANWYSSEDEDGGGSVTSILKTLRQQSQGPPKPEGPPSDPRLQKGSPAHPSIRPADSRQGDPRLARDPRLSRATDSAQALDSPNPSLATVTPADPRLARLATATLTPKPDAPLVYKPPPLTAPPAEEEETERVLRDKPVPIPLDPLMGMALRDPRSQLKQFSHIKKDILLHMPPYAKTVTWNPEDLIPIPIPKQDLLPLPPGIPPVSALDPRLSRSQQRIHTALPPTRPPPTPPSPSLLRTPSPSSSLPDLNLLSRILKTVNASSSPSQSSPPLPLVPPTTLLPAPPALLPTPVDKPVDPRMSRKAPADPRLQPQKSVLKQPSESPVPPLTVTPAAPPPTSGSSSPTIAPYDPRLLSAGGVGRGGGAGVAGGSSVLSGISLYDPRTPGAGKLEGPGAATNTTPSSGPTEPKPSEAAPAKPKAKEPLFVRKSALDQPEPEKSSEQSTDRYNSYNRPRPKPAPSPSTGPPGGPAASVSSTAGQGPPGGAEQAPAGVHNLPVSSLFSMVKQASKPSGSGSPFGGNSPAQPGDTTTTTEQDNASLKEVFKGFDPTASPFCQ; from the exons ATGGCTGTGGAAAGCATGACTGTCCATCCAAACTCCCCAACAACAACCAACCACGAACACAGTCTTCTCACTGACGAAAG GGGATTAAACTCGCCTTTTTCTGGGGAACAAGTACAGAG ACGTGAGGATGGTGAGCTGGAAGAGGGGGAGCTGGAGGATgatggtggagaggtggaggtggcAGAGGAGCCCAGCAccgggggaggaggagaagatggaggtgAAGGTGAAGAAGCAACAGKAGCAGAGGCGGCCCCCCCAGAGAAAATTCACCGTAGCAAAGAGCGCCACGCCAGCGGCGACGAGAAGGACGACGAGAAGGCCCGCCGCCacaagaggaagaggaaaaaagagagggagcgggagaaggagaagaggagagccaAGAAGAGACGCAAATCCAAGCACAAA CGTCATGCCTCCTCCAGTGATGACCACTCAGACTTTAGCGACGACTCTGACTACAGCCCAAGTGAGAAGAGGAAGTATCGGGARTATAGCCCTACGTACCCCCCTTCT TCCCTTGGAGGTTACCCAGCAGCCCCGTCCTCTGGCCACGGGGGCCCCATGCCTAAGAAGGGCAGCTACGTAAAGATGGACAAGCAAAGCTACGGGGGCTACGGCGATTATGAAGAGGAGAACtacgagggagaggaggatgaggagatgggCGATGAAGACTACGATGACTTCACCAAGGAGCTCAACCAGTATCGCAAGGCCAAGGAGGGAGGCAGCGGCGATGGAGGTGGAAGGGGCAACTGTCGCGGGGGCAGAG GAGGTAAAGGTCGTATGAAGAACCAGCGAGGTCGAGGAGGCATGAGAGGAGGGCgtggaggtagaggaagaggagggagcaggggTCGGGGACGAGGGGGCAAGATGGGCGGAGACAATGAGGACGGAGAAGGGATGatgtatggaggaggaggaggaggaggaggaggaggaggagacgagatGGAG TATGGAGATGATGACTATGACCACATGGGTGAGGATGACTATGATGAATACTCTCAGTACAGGAAGTCCAAAGACCGTGGAAGGG GTGGTAAAGGTGGGCGGGGGCGGGGCCGGGGGAAACAGGGGCGTGGTATGAACCGGGGAGGCCGAGGGAGGAACCGGGGGAGAGGCCGAGGGGGCGGAGACCAGGGTCACGATGAGGACAACAATGGAGACAATGGGGACATGGGG gatggaggaggaggccaGCACAACAAGCACCAGGGGGACAAGCACCAAGACAAGAAAGGGAAAGCCATCTGCAAGTACTACATGGAGGGCCGCTGTACTTGG GGGGAACACTGCAACTTCAGCCACGACATTGAGCTGCCCAAGAAGAAAGAACTCTGCAAGTTCTACATCACCGGCTTCTGCGCGCGGGCTGAAAACTGCCCCTACATGCATG GTGATTTCCCCTGCAAGCTGTTCCACACCACCGGGAGCTGTGTGAATGGAGACGAATGCATGTTCTCCCACGAGCCTCTCACCGACGACACCCAAGACCTGCTAAACAAG ATGCTGGCGGAGGATGCCGAGGCTGGAGCTGAGGatgagaaggaggtggaggagctaAAGAAGCAGGGGATCAACCCCCTTCCCAAGCCTCCTCCTGGGGTGGGCCTGCTCCCGACACCGCCCAGACCAGGGCCACCCGACAACTCTGGCCCTGGGGACTTTGGATCTCCTGGACCACCACAGGGCCCCATGTCCCCCAACGGCCTCCCCGGCCCAGGGCCTAACCAAGGGCCCGGTCCCTGTCCTGGTCCCATTCCCGCCTACCCAGACAGTTGCACCTACCAGGGCCCTCCCAACCCCAATGGTCCCGCACCCCCATCCATGGGCCCACCACCCCCCTGTCCTGCCAATGGAGGGAAGAAGATCCCCTCGTTGTTTGAGATCAAGGTGCAGCCCACGGGACAGCTAGCTCAGAAACTAGCTAATCACAG AGGTCAGACCCCAGGAACTGCCACAGGCCAAGCTGGCGCCACTGGCCCCCAAGGGCACCCCGGTGGGCCTGGTGGGCCTCCGCCTCGGTTCCCTCCACCTGGCATGATGCCCCCAGACATGTCCATGGGTCCTCCCCCACCCATGGGCCCTGGAGGACCCCCCATGATGCCAGGCTTTGGCCCAGAAGGGGGGCCTATGATGCCCCCCGGACCTCCTCCAGGGGGTAACTTCTTTGATAACTTCTTCAACCAGCAGCAAGACATGAATATGGACGGGGTGGTGGAGGAAG GTGATCACTTCCAGGGCTTTGGAGGGATGGACGTGAAAGAAGCAAGAGGATCGGGAGGAAACCAGAGCTCCGTGGGAGGCCCCGACGTCCCCGCAAACGGAGGCTCGGCCAATCAGCAGGCGGGGATGGGAGTGCCTGACTTTCTGCCGCCGGCCCAACGCATGCTGTTCATGAGAATTCAGCAGAAACAgcaggaggacgaggagagggcCAGACTTGCCAAGGGGGTAGGAGAGAGGGACGCGGAAG GTGACTCAGCTAACTGGTACTCCAGTGAGGATGAGGATGGAGGCGGCAGTGTCACATCCATCCTGAAGACGCTCCGCCAGCAGAGCCAGGGGCCCCCCAAACCTGAGGGTCCTCCCAGCGACCCCCGCCTCCAGAAAGGCTCCCCAGCGCACCCCTCCATCCGACCGGCGGACTCCCGTCAGGGGGACCCCCGGCTGGCTCGCGACCCCCGCCTCTCCCGGGCCACAGACTCTGCCCAGGCGTTGGactctcccaacccctccttgGCCACCGTCACCCCTGCAGACCCACGCCTGGCACGGCTCGCTACCGCCACCCTCACCCCCAAACCAGACGCCCCCCTGGTGTACAAGCCCCCGCCCCTCACGGCTCCCcctgcagaggaggaggagacagagagggttcTGAGGGACAAGCCTGTGCCCATCCCCCTGGACCCCCTTATGGGCATGGCCCTGAGGGACCCACGCTCCCAGCTGAAGCAGTTCAGCCACATCAAGAAGGACATTCTCCTGCACATGCCCCCGTACGCTAAGACAGTGACATGGAACCCTGAGGACCTCATCCCCATCCCAATCCCTAAACAGgacctcctcccccttcccccagGCATCCCCCCTGTCTCAGCCCTGGACCCCCGCCTCTCACGCAGCCAGCAGCGGATCCACACGGCCCTCCCCCCTACCC GCCCTCCCCCTACCCCaccatccccctccctccttagaacccccagcccctcctcctccctcccagacTTGAAC CTGCTCTCTCGCATCCTCAAGACTGTTAACGCCTCATCCAGCCCCTCGcagtcatctcctcctctccccctcgtcCCTCCAACAACCCTCTTGCCGGCGCCTCCTGCTTTGTTGCCCACCCCTGTCGACAAGCCCGTCGATCCTCGAATGTCCCGCAAAGCCCCCGCTGACCCCCGGCTCCAGCCGCAGAAATCTGTCCTGAAGCAGCCTTCAGAGTCCCCTGTCCCCCCTCTGACGGTCACCCCGGCAGCCCCTCCACCCACCTCCggctcctcctcccccaccatcGCCCCCTACGACCCTCGGCTACTGTCTGCAGGTGGAGTGGGTCGTGGAGGGGGAGCGGGTGTAGCTGGTGGCAGCAGTGTGCTGAGTGGTATCAGTCTTTATGATCCCCGGACTCCTGGTGCAGGTAAACTTGAGGGCCCTGGTGCTGCCACAAACACTACCCCCAGCAGCGGCCCCACAGAGCCCAAACCCAGTGAGGCGGCACCAGCCAAGCCCAAGGCCAAGGAGCCCCTGTTTGTCCGTAAGTCTGCCCTGGACCAGCCGGAGCCAGAGAAGAGCAGCGAGCAGTCCACTGACCGATACAACAGCTATAACCGGCCCAGGCCCAAGCCTGCACCCTCGCCCTCCACCGGGCCCCCCGGAGGTCCTGCTGCCTCTGTCTCCTCCACGGCCGGACAGGGCCCCCCTGGTGGTGCTGAGCAGGCCCCGGCGGGCGTCCACAACCTGCCTGTGTCCTCGCTCTTCAGCATGGTGAAACAGGCCAGCAAGCCCAGCGGGTCCGGCAGCCCTTTTGGTGGGAACAGCCCTGCCCAGCCTGgcgacaccaccaccaccacggagCAGGACAATGCTTCTCTGAAGGAGGTTTTCAAAGGCTTTGACCCCACGGCATCACCGTTCTGCCAGTGA